From one Bordetella genomosp. 9 genomic stretch:
- a CDS encoding carboxyl transferase domain-containing protein has protein sequence MAIIESRINPRGQDFQDNARVMTGLLEDLRARMAAAAQGGGEAARAKHVARGKLLPRQRVEHLLDPGSPFLELSPLAAHGMYDGEAPAAGLITGIGRVSGTECVIVCNDATVKGGTYYPMTVKKHLRAQEIAAQNRLPCIYLVDSGGANLPRQEDVFPDRDHFGRIFYNQAVMSADGIAQIAVVMGSCTAGGAYVPAMSDESIIVRDQGTIFLGGPPLVKAATGEEVSAEDLGGGDVHTRLSGVADHLAADDHHALRLARDAVARLNLNKPRPLALQPVREPRYDPQELNGIIPADTRKPYDVREVIARIVDDSAFDEFKARFGQTLVTGFAHVHGMPVGIVANNGILFSESAQKGAHFIELCAQRRIPLVFLQNITGFMVGRKYENEGIARHGAKMVTAVATAAVPKFTVLIGGSFGAGNYGMCGRAYSPRLLFMWPNARISVMGGEQAASVLATVRRDGVQAKGGTWSAEQEEAFKAPIREQYEREGHPYHATARLWDDGIIAPADTRRVLALGLSAALNAPIPETRFGVFRM, from the coding sequence ATGGCCATCATCGAATCGCGCATCAACCCGCGCGGGCAGGACTTTCAGGACAACGCCCGCGTCATGACAGGCTTGCTGGAAGATCTGCGGGCGCGGATGGCCGCTGCCGCGCAGGGCGGCGGCGAAGCCGCCCGCGCCAAGCACGTGGCGCGCGGCAAGCTGCTGCCGCGCCAGCGCGTCGAACACCTGCTGGATCCAGGCTCGCCGTTCCTGGAGCTGTCGCCGCTGGCCGCGCATGGCATGTACGACGGCGAAGCGCCGGCGGCCGGCCTGATCACCGGCATCGGCCGCGTATCCGGCACGGAATGCGTCATCGTCTGCAATGACGCGACCGTGAAGGGCGGCACGTATTACCCGATGACCGTCAAGAAGCATCTGCGCGCGCAGGAGATCGCCGCGCAGAACCGCTTGCCCTGCATCTACCTGGTGGACTCGGGCGGCGCCAACCTGCCGCGGCAGGAAGACGTCTTTCCCGATCGCGACCATTTCGGCCGCATCTTCTACAACCAGGCCGTCATGTCGGCCGACGGCATCGCGCAGATCGCGGTCGTGATGGGCTCCTGCACGGCCGGCGGCGCCTACGTGCCCGCCATGAGCGACGAGTCCATCATCGTGCGCGACCAGGGCACCATCTTCCTGGGCGGCCCGCCGCTGGTCAAGGCCGCCACCGGCGAGGAAGTCAGCGCGGAAGACCTGGGCGGCGGCGACGTGCATACGCGGCTGTCCGGCGTGGCCGACCACCTGGCGGCGGACGACCACCACGCGCTGCGGCTGGCGCGCGACGCGGTGGCCCGGCTGAACCTGAACAAGCCGCGGCCGCTGGCGCTGCAGCCGGTCCGCGAGCCGCGCTACGACCCGCAGGAATTGAACGGCATCATCCCGGCGGACACGCGCAAGCCCTACGACGTGCGCGAGGTCATCGCGCGCATCGTCGACGACTCCGCTTTCGACGAATTCAAGGCGCGCTTCGGGCAGACGCTGGTCACCGGCTTCGCGCACGTGCACGGCATGCCGGTGGGGATCGTCGCCAACAACGGCATCCTGTTTTCCGAGTCGGCGCAGAAGGGCGCGCACTTCATCGAGCTCTGCGCGCAGCGGCGCATTCCGCTGGTGTTCCTGCAGAACATCACCGGCTTCATGGTGGGCCGCAAGTACGAGAATGAAGGCATCGCGCGCCATGGCGCGAAAATGGTCACCGCCGTGGCGACCGCCGCGGTGCCGAAGTTCACCGTGCTGATCGGCGGGTCGTTCGGCGCCGGCAATTACGGCATGTGCGGGCGCGCGTATTCGCCGCGCCTGCTGTTCATGTGGCCCAACGCGCGCATCTCCGTCATGGGCGGCGAACAGGCCGCCAGCGTGCTGGCGACGGTGCGGCGCGACGGCGTCCAGGCCAAGGGCGGCACGTGGTCGGCCGAACAGGAAGAAGCCTTCAAGGCGCCCATCCGCGAGCAATACGAACGCGAAGGCCATCCCTACCATGCCACCGCGCGGCTGTGGGACGACGGCATCATCGCGCCCGCGGATACGCGGCGCGTGCTGGCCCTGGGCCTGTCGGCCGCCCTGAATGCGCCCATACCGGAAACCCGCTTCGGCGTGTTCCGCATGTAG
- a CDS encoding acetyl/propionyl/methylcrotonyl-CoA carboxylase subunit alpha — protein sequence MFSTLLIANRGEIACRVAATARRLGIRTVAVYSDADAGAAHVAACDTAVRLGPAEPAASYLRGDLILAAAQATGAQAIHPGYGFLSENAGFAQSVAAAGLVFVGPPADAIAAMGSKSAAKQLMEKAGVPLVPGYHGDNQDADFLRRQADAIGYPVLIKASAGGGGKGMRIVRDGADFADALASCRREAASSFGDDRVLIERYLQKPRHIEIQVFADAQGNCIYLFERDCSVQRRHQKVIEEAPAPGMTEERRQAMGDAAVAAARAVGYVGAGTVEFIAEPDGRFYFMEMNTRLQVEHPVTEMITGVDLVEWQLRVAAGEPLPARQQDLRLRGHAIEARIYAENPDTGFLPSIGTLRYLALPPHGAFTRAAVRVDGGVRTGDAITPYYDPMIAKLIVHGENRDEARVRMAQALEQVRVVGVHTNTAFLGRLMRDDAFAAADLDTGLIERRHETLLPAAHPASREMLALATAALLAREGVSAATAASVTAAASHAADPWDLRDGWRVDGRYERAVHWLDQPAGAADGPRTVLLKREHGAWTLDIGGEAPLHTEATPGDALGQAWELRVVLGEREIRGTAVWSGDGVHVFHDGETRQLLLDDPLARAGQDHGEHGGDMSAPMPGKIISIGVSAGDTVSKGQALLVMEAMKMEHTIAAAADGEVAELFYAVGDQVPEGAVLISLK from the coding sequence GTGTTTTCAACTCTGCTTATCGCCAATCGCGGTGAAATCGCCTGCCGGGTCGCCGCGACCGCGCGCCGCCTGGGCATACGGACGGTGGCCGTATATTCCGACGCCGACGCGGGAGCGGCCCACGTGGCCGCCTGCGACACGGCCGTGCGCCTGGGGCCCGCCGAGCCGGCCGCCAGCTATCTGCGCGGCGATCTCATCCTGGCGGCCGCGCAGGCGACGGGCGCGCAGGCCATCCATCCCGGCTATGGCTTCCTGTCGGAAAACGCCGGCTTCGCGCAAAGCGTCGCGGCGGCGGGGCTGGTGTTCGTGGGTCCGCCCGCCGACGCCATCGCCGCCATGGGCAGCAAGTCGGCCGCCAAGCAACTCATGGAAAAGGCCGGCGTTCCCTTGGTGCCGGGCTACCACGGCGACAACCAGGATGCCGATTTCCTGCGGCGCCAGGCCGACGCCATCGGCTATCCGGTGCTGATCAAGGCGAGCGCCGGCGGCGGCGGCAAAGGCATGCGCATCGTGCGCGACGGCGCGGATTTCGCCGACGCGCTGGCGTCCTGCCGGCGCGAGGCCGCCTCCAGCTTCGGCGACGACCGGGTGCTGATCGAACGCTACCTGCAGAAGCCGCGCCACATCGAAATCCAGGTGTTCGCGGACGCGCAGGGCAACTGCATCTATCTGTTCGAACGCGACTGCTCGGTGCAACGGCGCCATCAGAAGGTGATCGAGGAAGCCCCCGCGCCCGGCATGACGGAAGAGCGCCGCCAGGCCATGGGCGACGCCGCGGTGGCCGCCGCGCGCGCCGTGGGTTATGTGGGGGCCGGTACCGTCGAATTCATCGCCGAGCCGGATGGCCGCTTCTACTTCATGGAGATGAATACGCGGCTGCAGGTCGAGCATCCCGTGACGGAAATGATCACGGGCGTGGACCTGGTCGAGTGGCAATTGCGCGTGGCGGCCGGCGAACCCTTGCCCGCCAGGCAGCAGGACCTGCGGCTGCGCGGCCATGCCATCGAAGCGCGGATCTACGCGGAGAATCCGGATACCGGCTTCCTGCCGTCGATCGGCACGCTGCGGTACCTGGCGCTGCCGCCGCATGGCGCCTTCACGCGCGCCGCGGTGCGCGTGGACGGCGGCGTGCGCACCGGCGATGCGATCACGCCTTACTACGATCCCATGATCGCCAAGCTGATCGTGCACGGCGAAAACCGCGACGAGGCGCGGGTGCGCATGGCGCAGGCGCTGGAACAGGTGCGGGTGGTGGGCGTGCACACCAACACGGCGTTCCTCGGCCGCCTGATGCGGGACGACGCCTTCGCGGCGGCGGACCTGGACACCGGGCTGATCGAGCGCCGGCACGAAACGCTGCTGCCTGCCGCTCACCCCGCGTCACGCGAGATGCTGGCGCTGGCGACGGCGGCGCTGCTGGCGCGCGAGGGCGTGTCGGCAGCCACGGCGGCATCGGTGACGGCGGCCGCCAGCCACGCGGCGGATCCCTGGGACCTGCGCGATGGCTGGCGCGTGGACGGCCGCTACGAACGTGCCGTCCACTGGCTGGACCAGCCCGCCGGCGCCGCCGACGGGCCGCGCACGGTCCTGCTCAAGCGCGAACATGGCGCCTGGACCCTGGACATCGGCGGCGAAGCGCCGCTGCATACCGAGGCGACGCCGGGCGACGCGCTCGGCCAGGCGTGGGAGCTGCGCGTGGTCTTGGGCGAACGCGAAATCCGCGGCACGGCGGTGTGGTCGGGCGATGGCGTCCATGTCTTCCACGACGGCGAGACGCGCCAGCTGCTGCTGGACGATCCGCTGGCGCGCGCGGGCCAGGACCACGGCGAACACGGCGGCGACATGAGCGCGCCCATGCCGGGCAAGATCATTTCCATCGGCGTCAGCGCCGGCGATACCGTCAGCAAGGGCCAGGCGCTGCTGGTCATGGAAGCCATGAAGATGGAACACACCATCGCCGCGGCCGCGGATGGCGAAGTCGCGGAACTGTTCTACGCGGTCGGCGACCAGGTGCCCGAAGGCGCGGTGCTCATATCACTCAAGTGA
- a CDS encoding acetylornithine transaminase — protein sequence MEFSQYNVNTLMEITSRPDLVFVRGQGSWLEDNAGKRYLDFIQGWAVNCLGHGAPEMLRALNEQGAKLINPSPAYFNEPSLNLAQRLTQASVFDRVFFANSGAEANEGAIKLARKWGKVNRNGAYKIITMDHSFHGRTLATMSASGKPGWGTMFAPQVDGFPKANLNDLDSVHKLIDAQTVAIMLEPVQGEGGVIPATAEFMQGLRKLADEHGLLLIVDEVQTGMGRCGTMFAYQQFGVTPDIMTLGKGIGGGVPLAALLARQDVSVFSHGEQGGTYNGNPLMTAVGVAVFDVLNAPGFMDTVQARGRQLSEGLLKLSAKWGMHGERGAGLLRALVMDRDDGPAIVDAARKLEPQGMLLNAPRANLLRFMPALNVTEQEVDLMLDTLDGIIARMRG from the coding sequence ATGGAATTCAGCCAGTACAACGTCAACACCCTCATGGAGATCACTTCCCGCCCGGACCTCGTGTTCGTGCGAGGACAGGGATCCTGGCTGGAGGACAACGCGGGCAAGCGATACCTGGACTTCATCCAGGGCTGGGCGGTGAACTGCCTGGGCCATGGCGCGCCTGAAATGCTGCGGGCGCTGAACGAGCAGGGCGCCAAGCTGATCAACCCCTCGCCGGCGTATTTCAACGAACCCTCGCTGAATCTGGCCCAGCGCCTGACCCAGGCTTCGGTGTTCGATCGTGTCTTCTTCGCGAACAGCGGCGCCGAAGCCAACGAAGGCGCCATCAAGCTGGCGCGCAAGTGGGGCAAGGTGAACCGCAACGGCGCCTACAAGATCATCACCATGGACCACAGTTTCCATGGCCGGACGCTGGCGACCATGTCGGCGTCGGGCAAGCCGGGCTGGGGCACCATGTTCGCGCCGCAGGTGGACGGCTTCCCCAAGGCCAACCTGAACGACCTGGATTCGGTGCACAAGCTGATCGACGCGCAAACCGTCGCCATCATGCTGGAACCGGTGCAGGGCGAAGGCGGCGTGATCCCCGCCACGGCGGAATTCATGCAGGGCCTGCGCAAGCTGGCGGACGAGCACGGACTGCTGCTGATCGTCGACGAAGTGCAGACCGGCATGGGCCGCTGCGGCACCATGTTCGCCTACCAGCAGTTCGGCGTCACGCCGGACATCATGACGCTGGGCAAGGGCATCGGCGGCGGCGTGCCGCTGGCCGCCTTGCTGGCGCGCCAGGACGTCAGCGTGTTTTCGCACGGCGAACAGGGCGGCACGTATAACGGCAACCCGCTGATGACGGCCGTGGGCGTGGCGGTATTCGACGTGCTGAACGCGCCGGGCTTCATGGATACGGTGCAGGCGCGCGGCCGCCAGTTGTCCGAAGGCCTGCTGAAGCTGTCGGCCAAGTGGGGCATGCACGGCGAACGCGGCGCCGGCCTGCTGCGCGCGCTGGTCATGGACCGCGACGACGGCCCGGCCATCGTCGACGCCGCGCGCAAGCTGGAGCCGCAGGGCATGCTGCTGAACGCGCCGCGCGCCAACCTGCTGCGCTTCATGCCGGCGCTGAACGTGACCGAGCAGGAGGTCGACCTGATGCTCGACACCCTGGACGGCATCATCGCCAGGATGCGCGGCTAG